From one Pieris brassicae chromosome 5, ilPieBrab1.1, whole genome shotgun sequence genomic stretch:
- the LOC123709783 gene encoding regulating synaptic membrane exocytosis protein 1 has product MLPTNVMSFMKKMVAADETSNGVPGQIDNPGTFGKLRQTLSSSLLTAQDKVTKLGPRSVVTEASVEPAPTAPPAQPPPLKQTAKTEREAGKAPSRAGACRVCLKALKPGEVFHICNGCQHRVCEDCSSYSKPASEEESSSWRCSVCRRKAAPRLPPAAQDSTDSLLDVPVLEALQRRHSEARLGSGGSSTGLAPPRSPELRRHSDVSPASLKELEKLKGGGSTTPMVESRRPSTVTPTRRRSIRAPRQHSCDEDQQPPHQPALVAPPPMSRRASAVDVVGAGSRRGSYRTDVEPSDTPQISGLSVEEERPIRRRGSQLPDIAALQQRTGALSAMAALASRTSDSAESLVSSSAAAAAAAAAAAARQMSVDAEAIKIVIHDVDDHTPRRVTLRRDPNDKGHRSRGFGMRVVGGKPDVSGRREAVIVWTVPGGPADLAGLQQGDKVLEWCGVSLTERSFEEVCAVLERGGDSVELLVEPAHQIEEPPTPAALPPHHHALYEPETDKSPSSPTRRKLPKTPERAERARERPPARAQLQVWFECDLRKLIILLIAADDLPPRDHTLGYGDEPEAFARIRLLPSLESCPPVETDPASASCSPVWNATLGFGGLTADLLAGRALELTLWDACPGIDPVLIAECTMDLEKAFAEERAVWWTLEERGSRSANASPRSSLSGARALRRGDFASQRSVSDDVDSIGECASLLHPDHAWVAGSRRGSSQSETLEVEVYQLGKDFSRSLPGSRRSSFQQQDKDGVNEGSPVCISRRERRRSSCVRRDPDDILRSLRAVKGELGRTLSLSGSTARRTATGRKGSMWAAVPAAAASAACEVPDEDDVPLGPGQMPPRNAHLPPLHAEINISIIMIKGQLELEVSHARRVYGVNGEVPDSYVKCYLRDGDKWLHKRKTRVIRRTTEPHFKQTLKYQANESLGRILVVMLWQRCGGFEHNLALGGAEICLDKLTLPQRTYGWYPLFPATSLAADESPD; this is encoded by the exons CGTGGTGACGGAGGCGAGCGTTGAACCTGCGCCAACCGCTCCGCCGGCGCAGCCTCCACCTTTAAAGCAAACTGCGAAGACTGAACG TGAAGCGGGTAAAGCACCATCCCGGGCTGGAGCCTGTCGAGTGTGCCTGAAAGCTCTAAAGCCGGGTGAGGTGTTTCACATTTGTAATGGGTGTCAGCACAGAGTGTGCGAGGATTGCTCTTCATACTCGAAGCCAGCCAGTGAAGAGGAGTCT AGTTCCTGGCGATGTTCAGTGTGTAGGCGAAAAGCCGCACCGCGCTTACCACCAGCAGCACAAGATAGTACGGATTCCTTACTGGATGTACCAGTACTAGAGGCGTTACAACGAAGACATTCAGAAGCTCGCTTGGGTAGTGGCGGCAGCAGCACTGGCCTGGCTCCACCACGATCACCAGAACTACGGCGACATTCAGATGTATCACCCGCTTCCCTTAAAGAATTGGAAAAG TTGAAGGGAGGCGGCAGCACCACGCCCATGGTGGAGTCCCGGCGTCCAAGCACAGTGACTCCAACTCGTCGTCGGTCGATCCGAGCACCCCGTCAGCACTCCTGTGATGAAGACCAGCAACCTCCGCACCAGCCAGCTTTGGTGGCTCCGCCTCCGATGTCACGAAg GGCGTCAGCAGTAGATGTAGTTGGAGCAGGGTCACGTCGCGGTTCATATCGCACTGATGTTGAGCCCAGCGACACACCGCAGATCTCGGGACTCAGTGTGGAAGAAGAAAGGCCGATTAGACGACGGGGCAGTCAGTT ACCCGACATAGCCGCCTTACAGCAGCGTACGGGAGCTTTAAGTGCAATGGCGGCATTAGCGTCAAGGACATCTGATTCTGCTGAGTCCCTGGTGTCGTCATCTGCGGCTGCCGCTGCTGCTGCCGCGGCTGCTGCTGCGAGACAAATGTCCGTCGACGCTGAAGCCATCAAAATAGTGATACACGATGTTGATGATCATACTCCACGGAGAGTGACATTGCGGCGTGACCCCAACGATAAAGGACATAGat CGCGTGGTTTTGGTATGCGCGTGGTAGGAGGCAAGCCAGATGTAAGTGGTCGGCGTGAAGCCGTCATTGTATGGACGGTGCCAGGTGGACCAGCTGATCTGGCGGGACTACAGCAGGGAGATAAG gtTCTAGAATGGTGCGGGGTATCCCTAACAGAGCGTAGTTTTGAGGAAGTATGCGCTGTGTTAGAGCGAGGGGGGGACTCGGTAGAATTGCTGGTGGAACCTGCTCATCAGATTGAGGAACCACCTACGCCAGCAGCCTTGCCACCACATCATCACGCGCTTTATG AGCCCGAAACGGACAAATCGCCGTCCTCGCCGACCCGACGGAAATTGCCGAAAACCCCG GAGAGAGCCGAGCGGGCAAGAGAGCGGCCACCTGCGCGTGCTCAGCTCCAAGTCTGGTTCGAGTGTGACTTGCGCAAGCTCATCATACTCTTAATCGCGGCTGATGATCTGCCTCCACGTGACCACACTTTAGGCTATGGAGATGAACCCGAAGCGTTCGCCAGGATACGGCTTTTGCCGTCGCT GGAGAGTTGTCCACCAGTAGAGACAGACCCAGCATCCGCATCGTGCAGTCCCGTGTGGAACGCTACACTTGGATTCGGTGGGCTCACAGCAGACTTACTGGCAGGACGAGCGCTTGAACTCACTTTGTGGGACGCGTGTCCGGGAATAGATCCTGTACTTATTGCCGAATGTACC ATGGACCTAGAAAAAGCGTTTGCTGAAGAGCGTGCAGTTTGGTGGACCCTGGAGGAACGCGGGTCTCGTTCTGCCAATGCATCTCCAAGGTCTTCCCTATCGGGAGCACGAGCTTTGCGTCGCGGAGACTTCGCTTCACAACGATCTGTGTCAG atgATGTAGATTCTATTGGCGAATGTGCGTCACTGCTGCACCCTGATCACGCCTGGGTGGCGGGATCTCGTCGGGGCTCCTCTCAATCTGAAACTCTTGAGGTGGAAGTGTACCAACTGGGAAAAGACTTCTCTCGATCCTTGCCTGGATCCCGTCGATCCTCCTTCCAACAACAAGATAAAG ATGGCGTGAATGAGGGTAGCCCAGTGTGCATCTCTCGTCGCGAGCGGCGTCGGTCGTCGTGCGTGCGACGCGACCCTGATGACATTCTGCGGTCCCTTCGCGCCGTCAAGGGTGAGCTCGGCCGCACGCTCTCGCTGTCTGGCTCCACTGCACGAC GCACGGCCACGGGTCGCAAAGGCAGCATGTGGGCGGCGGTGCCGGCGGCGGCAGCATCGGCAGCCTGCGAGGTGCCCGATGAAGATGACGTGCCGCTGGGCCCAGGGCAGATGCCACCGCGAAACGCCCACTTGCCGCCATTGCATGCCGAGATCAACATCAGCATTATCATGATCAAGGGACAACTGGAGCTTGAG GTATCGCACGCACGTCGCGTGTACGGTGTAAACGGTGAGGTGCCAGATTCATACGTCAAATGTTACCTCCGAGACGGAGACAAATGGCTGCATAAACGCAAGACACGAGTCATCCGTCGCACAACTGAGCCACACTTCAAGCAAACACTCAAATATCAG GCAAACGAATCGCTTGGTCGTATTCTGGTAGTAATGTTGTGGCAACGTTGCGGAGGTTTCGAGCACAATCTGGCTTTGGGGGGAGCCGAGATTTGTCTTGACAAGTTAACTCTGCCCCAACGTACGTACGGCTGGTACCCTCTGTTCCCGGCAACCTCGCTCGCGGCCGACGAGTCCCCCGACTGA